GCTTGGACAGTGAAGTTTCCAGGGAGCCTGATGAACCACATTCCCCAAGTGAGAAGAAGTGAGACTAGGGTCCTCTTGTACACCCTGCCCAAGTGGTGCTAACAGGGCAAACAGAGAGCCATGAGGCCCAGAGCTGCCCACCAGCACCAGGCAGGGTATGCCACAGCCACCAAATACGGATATGAGGGAGGGCTTGCCCAAGTCATTAGGGTCTTTGAAAGAAGACACCACAGGGAATGGAACTTTGGGTTATCCAAGGAGGTGCCAGGCAGGTCTGACTGGTCAGGGAGCAGCAGGTAGAGTCCTAGGCTCTAATTGGAGGCCCTTGAGGCACCCATTCCTGCATTCACTGCTAGGTGACTCCAGGCCCCAAGGCCAGCATGGACACACACCTGAATGTCATAGCAGGGAGCCTGGAGCAACGGCCTCCACTATGCCTACCTAGTTCAGGGTCAGCCATCCATGACTACCGTCTCCAGCCTCACCCAGCAGctgccctccaccccctccacccccttccAATCGGAACAGCTTCCTGAGGTCTGCAGGCCTCAAAACAGATCTGACCTATGGAGAAGTACCCAAACAGCCTCCAGCCCTTCCTGGTCCCAGGCTTAACCCCCATTCCAGAAGGTCCCAGGGCTAACAGTGAAAACACTAGCAGCCCCACTGAGCATAAGCAAAACTCAAAAGCACAAGGCAAACAAGACAAGTCCTGCGGTCTGTATTTATCCAAGCCGCTGTCCCCCTCCAGGAGTGACGGTTGAGGCTCTGCATTAGACCTGGGGCAGGGCTCCCGGCTTGCTCCCTGGAGACCAGCTCCCTGGACTGCCTGGCCTGTCAGTGTCCAGCTAGAGCCAAGTGTCCTTTTCAGCCAAGACCCTCAGTCATGGCCCAGCTTCCTCTGCCTGCCACACCAGTTCCCCAGAGATGTAAGTGGCCTGGACGTGGAGGCTGTCGTCGAGCACCACAAAGTCTGCGGCAGAACCAGAGGGTAAGAGGAGACAACGTAGGGCCGCCCATACCACCAACGGTGGACTCATCCCTTACAACTGAGCCTcgtgggggaaactgaggcccaagacCAGGATCTGGACTGGGAGAGGAACCGAAAGCAAGAGCATCAACTTGGCACAGTTGGGGACAGGCGATTCCTGTGACCCTCACATGGCCTAATCTTAGATGCCAGAAAGCCAGGCCAAAAgccagtgtggtagcacatgcctgtgatcctagaactcaggaggctgacgcAGGAAGATTACCATGAATTTGACGCTAGTGTGGTCTACATACATGGCACAGTGGACtttaggccagccaaggctacacagtaagaccgggactcaaaaacaaaaccaaccgaCCAAGCGTGGGCCAGccaggagatggctgagtgggtacaGACCCTTGCCTCCATCCCAGTCTGACTTAGTCTGAACCCTGGGActcacagggtagaaggagagaaccaactataccaagttggcctctgacctccacaggtgaaCTGCAGtgcacacaaaaaataaaggtAAGGCTGCACaggcctgtagttccagcacttggggaggcagaggcagatgggtctctaagagttcgaggccagcctggtttacaaggtgagtccaggacagccagggctacacagagaaactctgtctccaaaaaccaagatagacaggcagacagtctGTGGTGGGAATGGCCCCTGAGGTGCAGGGATAGATAACACCCACCCCTTTCAGCCCTTACTCAACTCCTACATAGGCACTCACCTGCATCAGCACCGAAATCCAGGCTTCCCTTGgtcttctccagccccagcagctgTGCCGGGTGGAGGGACGCAGCTTCCAGGGCCGACTCCATGCTACAGCCTGCTCGGGAGCACACTGTGGTGAATGCCTGCAGCCCTTCCTCCCAGGAGCAGCTTCGAGCTTCGGCTTTTAGGGCCTTGGCTTGGCAACAGCCCAGGACTCTGCAGCAGCTTAGGGAGGTCCCTCACTGCCCTAGCTGTGGAAGACACTGCTCACCTCCTCTTCTCCAGCCCTGCAGGGAACCTATCCTTCCAACAGACTGGACATGGGGTGTTACAGTGTTTTATGGTCGTAGCCCTTCCTGCCTACTTCTAGTGCAAAAAGGCATACTTGGGCCCGCGAGGCCACCAATCCAGCTGCCAAATGGGACTCTGAGCTCTGAGCAGAACCTAACCCGAGGCCTGTTACATTCACTTTACTATATCACTTCTTGCCAGGATACAACTATCTCCATTGTCCCAGGCCACCCCCAGCCTATTTTCTCTAAATAGGACCCTGACATTGCCCACAGTCAGCCTTGAGATGCTGCCAGATGTTTCGGAGGGCCCTGCAGAAGCTGCTCCAAGCCCCAGGAAGCTACTTTTACTCCACCCCACCGATACTGCCCCTGCAGAGTCCCACTATCCGATAGGCCTTGGCCCCTCTCTAAGCAGTGTGACCCTGCTCTGCCAGGACCTCACAGCTCCACACGGTTCATCATCCTGGCTCCAGTGACTGGCTGCTCACCATCCTCCCACAGCCTGAGCTCTGTTCGGGAATGACTACGGCCATTTCCATCTGGCAGAAGTCACACCACCTCACCCCCCAGTTTCCAGGTAGTTGGAGGATGTCAGGACAAACTCTcatttccccacctcccttctaGCTTTCTGCAGATACAGTCTCCACCCTCAGACAATCAGGAACAGCAGCCCACTGACCTGTAGCCTGCAGGAAGTGCCGGATGCATACATCCATGGGGGCTATACTGCCACTCAGTGTCTTGGTACCTTGAGAACAGAGAGGACAGGATTGTGGGGAGGGAGTTGCTGTGGGCCTGGCAGCCGAGCGGACAGAAAAGACATGCCCAAGTTCTGCCCCCATGCCAGGGAGAAGCCAAGAGACTACACATACGTGGGTCCGCACGGAAGTCACTCACCTGCAATGTAAGCTATTAGCCCGTCTACCTCCACCTCCTGCTGTCCCAGCGTATGGCGGCCATTGCCCAAGCCCAGGGCAGGGACAGCATCGGTGACCAGCACCAGCCCTGGAGGAAGAGGTGGCTCAGGACCTGGCCGGCTGTTATCCTACCTGCCCTACCCTTCCCCGCAACTCACCCTGGGGATGGGCCCGGTGGGCAATGCGCAGGGCTGCAGGATTAGTGTGTATGCCGTCGGCGATCATCCCATAGAAGATGCAGTGGCCTGGGGGCAGCTGGTCGCTGGTCAGAAGCCCTACTATGCCTGGGTCTCGGTGATGGAACTGAGCAGGGCAGGAGGGAGTAACTGAGTGACAGCGGTGGCCAGGGAGGCCCCTCCCACCCAGGGGTGACACTCACAGGCAACATGGCATTGAAGAGGTGTGTGATGAAGGTAGCCCCACTCTGCACTGCTCCTTCTGCGGCCCGCAGGTCGGCCACTGAGTGCCCTGCATGGGGGACCTGAGATCAGCTTCTGCAGCAGCAGAGGACCTTGAGCAGGCAACCAGGACAAGTGGCCCCTCACCTAGAGACACACAGATGCCCTGGGCCGTCAGTGCCCGGATCACTTCATGGCTCCGGTCCAGTTCAGGGGCAAGTGTCACAATGCGGACGTTGTCCAGGGACCCGTATGTAGCCAGCACATCATGAAAAGCATTGGCTTCAAAGGAGCGGAGGTAGGCCTCAGGGTGTGCGCCCCGCTTCTCCCGGCTGATGAACGGGCCCTCCAAGTGCACCCCTGGAGGAAGGGACATGGGTGCTTCTGGCAGGCACTCCCACCTAGCAGCCCCACCCTAGTCCCTCAAACCTGCCCTC
The genomic region above belongs to Acomys russatus chromosome 25, mAcoRus1.1, whole genome shotgun sequence and contains:
- the Amdhd2 gene encoding N-acetylglucosamine-6-phosphate deacetylase; this translates as MRGGQCAVWAPVLQFTNCRILRGGTLLREDLWVRGGRILDPEKLFFEERRVADEQRDCGGRILAPGFIDVQINGGFGVDFSKATEDVGSGVALVARRLLSHGVTSFCPTLVTSPPEVYHKVLPQIPVKSGGPHGAGVLGVHLEGPFISREKRGAHPEAYLRSFEANAFHDVLATYGSLDNVRIVTLAPELDRSHEVIRALTAQGICVSLGHSVADLRAAEGAVQSGATFITHLFNAMLPFHHRDPGIVGLLTSDQLPPGHCIFYGMIADGIHTNPAALRIAHRAHPQGLVLVTDAVPALGLGNGRHTLGQQEVEVDGLIAYIAGTKTLSGSIAPMDVCIRHFLQATGCSMESALEAASLHPAQLLGLEKTKGSLDFGADADFVVLDDSLHVQATYISGELVWQAEEAGP